A window from Ignavibacteriota bacterium encodes these proteins:
- the rdgB gene encoding RdgB/HAM1 family non-canonical purine NTP pyrophosphatase yields MKIIFATGNKGKLQEVKDIFSDTKFEIISMEEIGFTDEIIEDGKTFEENSFIKADRIFSEFKIPVIADDSGLAVDQLNGEPGIYSARYAGESVSYYDNNIKLLNELKNFPEPHLAKFLCCAVYVDEKNRISVLGELPGKIINEFKGAHGFGYDPIFQPEGFDLTLAQMNLEDKNRISHRANAFNFLKKKIEEVKSLRCKKVET; encoded by the coding sequence ATGAAAATAATTTTTGCAACCGGAAATAAAGGGAAATTACAAGAGGTAAAAGATATTTTTTCTGATACGAAATTTGAAATTATTTCTATGGAAGAAATTGGTTTTACCGATGAAATAATTGAAGACGGAAAAACTTTCGAGGAAAATTCATTTATTAAAGCAGATAGAATTTTTAGTGAATTTAAAATTCCGGTTATTGCAGATGATTCGGGTTTGGCAGTTGATCAGTTAAATGGTGAACCGGGAATTTATTCTGCGCGTTATGCCGGTGAAAGTGTTTCTTATTATGATAACAACATTAAATTGTTAAATGAACTTAAAAATTTTCCCGAACCGCATTTGGCTAAGTTTTTATGTTGTGCAGTTTATGTTGATGAAAAAAATAGAATTTCTGTTTTAGGTGAATTGCCGGGAAAAATTATAAATGAATTTAAAGGTGCACATGGATTTGGTTATGATCCAATTTTTCAACCTGAAGGATTTGATTTAACTTTAGCTCAAATGAATTTGGAAGATAAAAATAGAATTAGTCACAGAGCAAACGCCTTTAATTTTCTGAAGAAGAAAATTGAAGAAGTGAAATCGTTGAGATGTAAAAAAGTGGAAACGTAA
- the ubiE gene encoding bifunctional demethylmenaquinone methyltransferase/2-methoxy-6-polyprenyl-1,4-benzoquinol methylase UbiE, with protein MIEKKLQVKRIFDSISHRYDFLNHFLSIGIDFYWRKKALKLTKISSDAILLDIACGTGDFSISANKFGVKNIIGVDLSKNMLSHFIEKVEWSKGNLIQSVAEAIPLKSENFTNITVAFGVRNFYDIKKGFEEFLRVLKKNGKVTILEFRLPKNFLIKNLYQFYFQKILPLIGKLISKDNEAYTYLPESVNIFDSKISLEKILSEVGFRNIEKNSLTFGIVQVVIAEK; from the coding sequence ATGATTGAAAAAAAATTACAAGTAAAAAGAATATTTGATAGCATTTCACATAGATATGATTTTCTTAATCATTTTTTGAGTATTGGTATAGACTTTTATTGGAGGAAGAAAGCGTTAAAACTTACAAAAATTTCTTCGGATGCAATTCTTTTAGATATTGCTTGCGGAACCGGTGACTTTTCTATTTCTGCAAATAAGTTTGGCGTAAAAAATATTATTGGTGTTGATCTTAGCAAAAATATGCTTTCGCATTTTATTGAAAAAGTTGAATGGAGTAAAGGTAATTTAATTCAATCTGTTGCTGAAGCAATTCCACTTAAAAGTGAAAACTTTACTAATATAACAGTAGCATTTGGTGTTAGAAATTTTTATGATATTAAGAAAGGATTTGAAGAATTTTTAAGAGTTCTCAAAAAAAATGGGAAAGTCACAATTTTGGAATTTCGTTTACCGAAAAACTTTTTAATTAAAAATCTTTACCAATTTTATTTTCAGAAAATTCTTCCGCTTATAGGAAAACTAATTTCAAAAGATAATGAAGCTTACACTTACCTTCCGGAATCAGTTAATATTTTTGATTCAAAAATTAGTTTGGAAAAAATTTTAAGTGAAGTTGGATTCAGAAATATTGAAAAAAATTCTCTTACTTTTGGAATTGTTCAAGTTGTAATTGCTGAAAAATAA
- a CDS encoding phosphatase PAP2 family protein, with amino-acid sequence MAYKAETTKSKIWHNIHFYYVVPLIFLSFKEVYILLHSIHAKDFDYLLIAADRFLFGFDPTVFLFQFANPVLTEILQIAYGTFFFLPIILGIEYQLKHKSTEFNFIIFIIVYGFLLSYVGYFLLPAVGPRFTLHNFETTNLELPGLLLTNFLREVINTGESIPSGTTNPFEVVQRDVFPSGHTQMTLLVMFLSVKLKSNNKLFFLVDGTLLIIATVYLRYHYVIDIIGGAVFMIFTILTGKYLFNWWQKNTGNEVINY; translated from the coding sequence TTGGCTTATAAAGCTGAAACTACAAAAAGTAAAATTTGGCATAATATTCATTTCTATTACGTTGTTCCATTAATTTTTCTTTCGTTCAAAGAAGTTTATATTTTACTCCATTCAATCCATGCAAAAGATTTTGATTATTTGCTAATTGCTGCTGATCGATTTTTATTTGGATTTGATCCTACAGTTTTTCTATTTCAATTTGCAAATCCAGTTCTCACGGAAATTCTACAAATTGCATATGGAACTTTTTTCTTTCTTCCAATTATTCTTGGAATTGAATATCAATTAAAACATAAATCAACTGAATTCAATTTTATAATTTTTATAATTGTATATGGATTTTTACTTTCATACGTTGGATATTTTTTACTCCCGGCTGTTGGTCCACGATTTACTTTACATAATTTTGAAACAACAAATTTAGAATTACCCGGATTATTATTAACAAATTTTCTTCGAGAAGTTATAAATACCGGAGAATCAATTCCAAGTGGAACTACAAATCCATTTGAAGTTGTGCAGAGAGATGTTTTCCCAAGCGGACATACACAAATGACATTGCTCGTAATGTTTCTTTCGGTAAAATTAAAATCCAATAATAAATTATTTTTTTTAGTTGATGGAACTCTTCTAATTATTGCAACAGTTTATTTAAGATATCATTATGTTATTGATATAATTGGCGGCGCAGTATTTATGATTTTCACTATTTTAACTGGAAAATATTTATTTAATTGGTGGCAGAAAAATACGGGCAACGAAGTTATTAATTACTAA
- the mgtE gene encoding magnesium transporter codes for MPIENEISNVKTVLQVDNELLESITGLIENEAEKSLLNIFADLHSADIAEIINRLDLASAKYAFSLLDTETAGEVILEIDESLREKILKDIDVKTISNIVEELYSDDATDIVSDLPETIARQVLKNIDKEDSEELKELLKYPEDSAGGIMTSNFVYVNSNATIKDAIEEVRKNAEEFEHIYHIYVLKENDELLGIVTLKSLLVNPLNLKIKSVIQEDLIFVTPEMDQEEVANIMHKYDLVAIPVVDEHRRMLGRITFDDIQDVIHEEASEDIQKIAGLTEEEEISYSTFRISRNRLPWLFVSLAGELLSAVVLASFQASIEQIIIASFFIPIVMAMGGSAGSQSAIVMVQAINAGDIWKNDTFKRLFKELRVAFVNSLICTVSLLLITYFVFKVDLNFAYILSASLFIIMVNATMVGAIVPVILDKLNIDPAIATGPFVTTTNDIVGLIIYFSLLTLFIS; via the coding sequence ATGCCAATAGAAAATGAAATATCGAATGTAAAAACTGTTCTGCAAGTTGATAATGAACTTTTGGAAAGCATTACCGGTTTAATAGAAAATGAAGCCGAAAAAAGTTTATTAAATATTTTTGCTGATTTGCATTCTGCTGATATTGCCGAAATTATAAATCGATTGGATTTGGCAAGCGCAAAATATGCATTTTCTTTACTTGATACAGAAACTGCCGGTGAAGTAATATTAGAAATCGATGAAAGTTTAAGAGAAAAAATTCTTAAAGATATTGATGTAAAAACAATTTCTAACATTGTTGAAGAACTTTATTCAGATGATGCAACAGATATTGTAAGCGATCTTCCGGAAACAATTGCCCGGCAAGTTTTAAAGAATATAGATAAAGAAGATTCTGAAGAATTAAAAGAATTGCTGAAATACCCTGAAGATTCTGCCGGTGGTATTATGACAAGCAATTTTGTTTACGTAAACAGCAACGCAACAATTAAAGATGCAATTGAGGAAGTAAGAAAAAATGCCGAAGAATTCGAACATATTTATCACATTTATGTTTTAAAAGAAAATGATGAATTATTGGGAATTGTAACATTAAAATCTCTTTTAGTAAATCCTTTAAATTTGAAAATAAAATCTGTTATTCAAGAAGATTTGATATTTGTAACACCGGAAATGGATCAAGAAGAAGTTGCAAATATAATGCACAAATATGATTTGGTTGCAATTCCCGTTGTTGATGAACATAGAAGAATGTTGGGCAGAATTACATTCGACGATATTCAAGACGTTATACACGAAGAAGCTTCTGAAGATATTCAGAAAATTGCCGGTTTAACTGAAGAAGAAGAAATTAGTTATTCAACATTTAGAATCTCGCGAAACAGACTTCCGTGGTTATTTGTTTCACTTGCCGGTGAATTACTAAGCGCTGTTGTTTTAGCATCTTTCCAAGCTTCAATTGAGCAAATAATTATTGCGAGTTTTTTTATTCCAATTGTAATGGCAATGGGCGGAAGTGCCGGAAGCCAATCGGCAATTGTAATGGTTCAAGCTATTAATGCCGGTGATATTTGGAAAAATGATACTTTCAAAAGATTATTTAAAGAATTGAGAGTTGCATTTGTAAATTCATTGATTTGTACAGTTTCACTTTTGTTAATTACTTATTTTGTTTTTAAAGTCGATTTGAATTTTGCATATATTCTTTCTGCATCGCTATTTATTATCATGGTTAATGCAACAATGGTTGGTGCAATTGTTCCGGTCATTTTAGATAAATTAAATATCGATCCCGCAATAGCTACCGGACCATTTGTAACAACTACAAACGATATTGTTGGTTTAATAATATATTTTTCACTTCTAACTTTATTTATTTCCTAA
- the rsmA gene encoding ribosomal RNA small subunit methyltransferase A, producing the protein MPIKPLKKFGQNYLTDKNVVDKMLECLQIQSSDSVLEIGSGKGFISKEIYKKIENFCAIEIDTRVIDELKFQFPKAEIINSDFTKINFHELKIKPPVKIIGNIPFNLTGDILFKLLDEKEIVKEACFIIPLDIAKRLTAKKRTKEYGALTIIFNYFSSINIVSKVSKNVFYPKPNVETAIIHIIFDKTELTGIDKNIFIKVVKAAFGNRRKTLNNSLRNSIFANYNFSSNNFPMEKRAEELEVKDYLTLTEFVQKENANRK; encoded by the coding sequence ATGCCAATAAAACCTTTAAAAAAATTTGGTCAAAATTATTTGACTGATAAGAATGTTGTAGATAAAATGCTAGAATGTCTGCAAATTCAAAGCTCAGATTCTGTTTTGGAAATTGGTTCGGGGAAAGGTTTTATATCAAAAGAAATTTATAAAAAAATTGAAAATTTTTGCGCTATAGAAATTGATACAAGAGTAATAGATGAATTGAAATTTCAGTTTCCAAAAGCTGAAATTATTAATTCAGATTTTACAAAAATCAATTTTCATGAATTGAAAATAAAACCTCCAGTAAAAATAATTGGGAATATTCCATTTAATCTTACCGGAGATATATTATTTAAACTTCTTGATGAAAAAGAAATTGTGAAAGAAGCTTGTTTTATAATTCCGCTTGATATAGCAAAAAGATTAACTGCAAAAAAAAGAACAAAAGAATATGGAGCTTTAACAATTATATTCAACTATTTTTCATCAATTAATATTGTTTCAAAAGTTTCAAAAAATGTATTTTACCCAAAACCAAATGTAGAAACGGCAATTATTCATATTATTTTTGATAAAACAGAATTAACCGGAATTGATAAAAATATCTTCATAAAAGTTGTAAAAGCAGCATTTGGAAATAGGAGAAAAACTTTAAATAATTCACTAAGGAATAGTATATTTGCAAATTATAATTTCTCATCAAATAATTTTCCAATGGAAAAACGTGCTGAGGAATTGGAAGTAAAAGATTATCTAACTTTAACAGAATTCGTTCAAAAAGAAAATGCCAATAGAAAATGA
- a CDS encoding ROK family protein, which yields MGKEYIISVDLGGTKILSALINKDKQIIDRTKVSTDVKKGPENLVQSVAESIKELLAKVGIDETNIKAIALGVPGTVNPESGIISVAPNLQIENFNIKKEMEKYFNIPLLLENDVNMAALGIKYFEYKNTIQNGLVVFLGTGIGGGLIFNGQFYRGSSFFAGEIGHMKVRSNGYLDGDGEKSTFENLASRTAIVNNIIKKSEKRNTVLKKIIKEKEKIKSKNLQKAIEQKDELVIEEIEKACKIVGTVLGSITTLLNLDTIVLGGGLIEANEKFMMEKIDKAFNNAAIKDAAKVVNLKATKLGDDAPLYGGYALVEEFIKDEN from the coding sequence TTGGGAAAAGAATATATAATTTCGGTCGATTTGGGAGGAACAAAAATTCTTTCCGCGTTAATTAATAAAGACAAACAAATTATTGATAGAACCAAAGTTTCCACCGATGTTAAAAAAGGTCCGGAAAATCTTGTACAATCTGTTGCGGAAAGTATAAAAGAATTGCTTGCAAAAGTTGGAATTGATGAAACAAATATTAAAGCTATAGCTTTGGGTGTTCCGGGAACTGTTAATCCGGAAAGTGGAATTATTTCTGTTGCCCCAAATTTGCAAATTGAAAATTTTAACATAAAAAAAGAAATGGAAAAATATTTTAATATTCCTTTACTTTTAGAAAATGATGTAAATATGGCTGCACTGGGAATTAAATATTTTGAATACAAGAATACAATTCAGAATGGATTGGTGGTTTTTCTTGGAACCGGAATTGGAGGTGGATTAATTTTCAACGGACAATTTTACAGAGGTTCATCATTTTTTGCGGGTGAAATTGGACATATGAAAGTTAGATCAAATGGATATTTAGATGGAGACGGAGAAAAATCTACTTTTGAAAATCTTGCGAGCAGAACAGCAATTGTTAATAATATTATTAAAAAATCGGAAAAGAGAAATACTGTTTTGAAAAAAATTATTAAAGAAAAGGAAAAAATAAAAAGTAAGAATCTTCAAAAGGCAATTGAGCAAAAGGATGAATTGGTTATTGAAGAAATTGAAAAAGCTTGCAAAATTGTTGGAACAGTTTTAGGAAGTATTACAACATTGTTAAATTTAGATACAATAGTTTTAGGCGGCGGATTAATTGAAGCAAATGAAAAATTTATGATGGAAAAAATAGATAAAGCATTTAACAATGCTGCAATTAAAGATGCGGCAAAAGTTGTAAATTTAAAAGCTACAAAATTAGGCGATGACGCACCACTATACGGCGGATATGCTTTAGTTGAGGAGTTTATAAAAGATGAAAATTAA
- the blaOXA gene encoding class D beta-lactamase, producing the protein MKIKLIFLLILFITNFCFAQTSIKEISPKFFVKNEWKKYFENVNVDGTFLLYNSTKDSTNVYNLERTEKQFLPASTFKIPNSLISLETKAIKDENEIIKWDGEKRFIDNWNQDHNLKTAIKYSVVWFYQELARRVGFEKMQKFLNEINYGNKRLGDKIDTFWLEGEIRISAVEQILFLNKFLKNDLPFSKQNMEIVKNIMLVDSTDSYKLYAKTGWSARVKNDKQIGWYVGFVETKNDTWIFAINIDINSENDLPHRINICREILKSERIIN; encoded by the coding sequence ATGAAAATTAAATTAATTTTTCTGCTAATTTTATTTATTACCAATTTTTGTTTTGCTCAAACTTCAATAAAAGAAATCAGCCCAAAATTTTTCGTTAAAAATGAATGGAAAAAATATTTTGAAAATGTAAATGTTGATGGAACTTTTCTTTTATATAATTCAACAAAAGATTCGACTAATGTTTATAATTTAGAAAGAACCGAAAAACAATTTCTTCCGGCTTCAACTTTTAAAATTCCTAATTCATTGATTTCATTAGAAACAAAGGCAATTAAAGATGAAAATGAAATTATAAAATGGGATGGCGAAAAAAGATTTATTGATAACTGGAATCAAGATCATAATTTAAAAACAGCAATTAAATATTCTGTGGTTTGGTTTTATCAAGAATTGGCAAGAAGAGTTGGTTTTGAAAAAATGCAAAAATTTCTAAATGAAATTAATTATGGTAATAAAAGACTTGGTGATAAAATTGATACTTTTTGGCTTGAGGGCGAAATTAGAATTAGTGCGGTTGAACAAATTTTATTTTTAAATAAATTTTTAAAAAATGATTTACCGTTTTCTAAACAGAATATGGAAATTGTAAAAAATATTATGCTTGTTGATTCGACAGATTCTTATAAATTGTATGCAAAAACCGGTTGGTCTGCTAGAGTTAAAAATGATAAACAAATCGGCTGGTATGTTGGATTTGTTGAAACAAAAAATGATACTTGGATTTTTGCAATAAACATTGATATAAATAGTGAAAATGATTTACCGCATAGAATAAATATTTGTAGAGAAATTTTGAAATCGGAAAGAATAATAAATTAA
- a CDS encoding ABC-F family ATP-binding cassette domain-containing protein, protein MIDINNLSIQFTGENLFENVNLKILPQDKIALVGSNGTGKSTFLKMLSGKQSQESGTILYKKSLKIGYLPQELISIYNSTIFNDVRNSLPQIIDIDKRESFLQEKLHQFPSHGKEHDDVINQIGKLNHQKEEIGYYEINSNIEKILMGLGFAKEQFEKSTSELSGGWQMRVELAKILASNNDIILLDEPTNHLDIDSLQWLVKFLKSYKGAIILVSHDRYFVNNICNKTLEIYNKNVTFYKGSYNEYLNFKEERAERLKLEFAEQQKKIKQTEQFIERFRYKATKAKQVQSRIKQLDKIERIELVETESKIHFRFFDTTPSGVVPIKINNISKSYGTLNVLENINLDIERSEKIALVGPNGAGKTTLSKILSKRIEPTSGNLEFGHNTLISFYAQDVVDNLNLENDIITELFESDSENTIGQLRTLLGAFLFNGDEVFKKIKVLSGGEKSRVGLAKVLLTKANTIILDEPTNHLDFDSKKILQNALIQFNGTLIIVSHDVDFLKPIVTKVIEVRDHNLKVFYGGIDYYLSKKEEIDTAEKNEIANLDETNKLTRKDQKRFEAERRQKFHNATKSLKTKINLVENEIEKLETLKTNLELDMMKEEVYSNPILAKQNKLDYEKVKVDLENCYIDWTQSNEELERIANEVSKSE, encoded by the coding sequence ATGATAGACATTAACAACCTTTCAATACAATTTACCGGCGAGAATTTATTTGAAAATGTAAATCTCAAAATTCTTCCGCAAGATAAAATTGCTTTGGTCGGTTCTAACGGTACCGGAAAATCAACTTTTCTAAAAATGCTTTCTGGGAAACAATCTCAAGAAAGCGGAACGATATTATATAAAAAAAGTTTGAAGATCGGCTACCTTCCCCAAGAATTAATTTCTATTTATAATTCTACAATTTTTAATGATGTTAGAAATTCTCTTCCACAAATAATTGATATTGATAAAAGAGAGAGTTTTCTTCAAGAAAAACTACATCAATTTCCATCGCATGGAAAAGAACATGATGACGTTATTAATCAAATCGGGAAATTAAATCATCAAAAAGAAGAAATTGGTTATTATGAAATAAATTCCAATATTGAAAAAATCTTAATGGGATTGGGTTTTGCAAAAGAACAATTTGAAAAATCAACTTCAGAGCTTTCCGGCGGTTGGCAAATGAGAGTTGAGCTTGCAAAAATATTAGCTTCAAATAATGATATAATTTTACTTGATGAACCTACAAACCATTTAGATATTGATTCACTTCAATGGCTCGTGAAATTTCTAAAATCTTATAAAGGTGCTATTATTCTTGTTAGTCATGATAGATATTTTGTTAACAATATCTGCAATAAAACTCTAGAAATTTATAATAAGAATGTAACCTTTTACAAAGGCAGTTATAATGAGTATCTAAATTTTAAAGAAGAACGCGCTGAAAGATTAAAATTAGAATTTGCCGAACAGCAAAAAAAAATTAAACAGACAGAACAATTTATTGAAAGATTCAGATATAAAGCAACAAAAGCTAAACAAGTGCAAAGCAGAATAAAACAGCTTGATAAAATTGAAAGAATTGAATTGGTTGAAACCGAAAGTAAAATTCATTTCCGTTTTTTTGATACTACGCCTAGTGGAGTTGTACCGATTAAAATCAACAATATTTCTAAATCTTACGGAACTTTAAATGTTTTAGAAAATATTAATTTGGATATTGAACGTAGCGAAAAAATTGCATTAGTGGGACCAAATGGTGCTGGCAAAACTACACTTTCCAAAATTTTATCAAAAAGAATTGAACCAACTTCTGGAAATTTGGAATTTGGTCACAACACTTTAATTTCTTTTTATGCACAAGATGTTGTTGATAATTTGAATTTGGAAAATGATATAATCACAGAATTATTTGAGAGCGATTCTGAAAATACAATTGGGCAGCTTAGAACTTTATTAGGTGCATTTTTATTTAACGGTGATGAAGTTTTCAAAAAAATAAAAGTTCTTTCCGGCGGTGAAAAAAGTCGAGTTGGACTAGCTAAAGTTTTGCTTACAAAAGCAAACACAATTATTCTTGATGAACCTACAAACCATTTGGATTTTGATTCAAAGAAAATTTTGCAAAATGCTTTAATTCAATTTAATGGAACTTTAATAATTGTTTCTCACGATGTTGATTTTCTTAAGCCAATTGTAACTAAAGTAATTGAAGTTAGAGATCATAACTTAAAAGTTTTTTATGGCGGAATTGATTATTACTTATCAAAAAAGGAAGAAATTGATACTGCAGAAAAAAATGAAATTGCAAATTTAGATGAAACGAACAAACTTACTAGAAAAGATCAAAAAAGATTTGAAGCTGAACGAAGACAAAAATTTCATAACGCAACAAAGAGTTTAAAGACAAAAATTAATTTAGTAGAAAATGAAATTGAAAAATTGGAAACCTTGAAAACAAATTTAGAATTGGACATGATGAAAGAAGAAGTTTATTCAAATCCTATTTTGGCAAAGCAAAATAAACTTGATTATGAAAAAGTAAAAGTTGATCTTGAAAATTGTTATATAGATTGGACACAATCAAACGAGGAATTAGAAAGAATTGCAAATGAAGTAAGTAAAAGTGAATAA